In Argopecten irradians isolate NY chromosome 11, Ai_NY, whole genome shotgun sequence, one DNA window encodes the following:
- the LOC138334959 gene encoding retinol dehydrogenase 14-like, translating to MWWVWWVSIVVGIMAVIIKIYLEKIKGRCTSKADLTGKTAIITGANAGIGFATAEDFARRKCRVIMACRNMERGEKARAKLVEKTGNTNVVVRKLDLGYMASVREFVEKILKEEPRLDILINNAAAAGAKRLITSEALEYTLATNHLGPFLLTNLLLGLLKKSGASRIVMVSSLVNIIGKINFDDMTWIRKFDNGEPYFDTKFANILFTKELSRRLEDSDVVINCLHPGTVRTELLRDVPQPFKLFINTIGRLYFKSPDEGAQTTIHCAVCDATKGISGQYFMDCKPSDHTWYINKKAYDEGLAKKLWEVSEQMTGMTSS from the exons ATGTGGTGGGTGTGGTGGGTGTCGATAGTGGTGGGGATCATGGCGGTCATCATAAAGATCTACCTGGAGAAGATCAAGGGCAGGTGTACTAGTAAGGCCGACCTCACGGGAAAGACGGCTATTATCACGGGAGCTAACGCTG GTATAGGATTCGCCACGGCGGAAGATTTCGCGCGACGCAAATGTCGTGTCATTATGGCGTGCAGAAACATGGAACGAGGTGAAAAGGCCCGCGCAAAACTCGTGGAGAAAACCGGAAACACCAATGTCGTTGTCAGGAAGTTGGATCTAGGATATATGGCAAGTGTGAGGGAGTTTGTCGAAAAGATCTTAAAAGAAGAGCCTCGACTTGATATCCTTATCAACAACGCTGCGGCGGCAG GAGCCAAGAGACTAATTACCTCTGAAGCATTGGAGTACACCCTGGCCACAAACCACTTGGGACCGTTCTTGCTAACAAATCTTCTTCTGG gTCTGTTGAAGAAATCTGGTGCTAGTCGAATTGTCATGGTTTCCTCCCTGGTGAATATCATAGGGAAGATAAACTTTGATGATATGACCTGGATACGGAAGTTTGATAACGGGGAAccatattttgatacaaaatttgcaaatatattgtttacaaaagaGTTAAGTCGGAGACTGGAAGATTCAG ACGTCGTAATTAACTGTCTACATCCGGGTACCGTACGTACCGAACTTCTCCGTGACGTACCACAACCGTTTAAACTCTTTATCAACACGATCGGAAGGCTGTACTTCAAG AGCCCGGATGAAGGAGCCCAAACTACCATCCACTGCGCAGTTTGTGACGCAACTAAAGGAATTTCCGGTCAATATTTCATGGACTGTAAACCAAGTGACCATACATGGTACATCAATAAAAAGGCTTACGACGAAGGGCTGGCGAAAAAGCTATGGGAAGTCAGTGAACAAATGaccggaatgacgtcatcaTGA
- the LOC138334961 gene encoding uncharacterized protein — translation MLKVILVLTAFVGVSYGQMKCLYCDAAADISDCLTSIIDCGASEKCFLEKVTTKNLNFVYNAGCRSAAVCSIMDTLSGGAGRKKRDLVNCAQCCDTTNPNAPCNANLCGAGANATVLNTCVVCDHLVPGFSSCRERQVCQDTEICKSAIHIVGGLIRYEFGCESLHLCQAFLDNDVPTSAAPSGRRNTESEGVTICSACCRGKDCNREDCYTTHNKMTANNLLPPTTPASG, via the exons ATGTTGAAGGTCATTCTTGTTTTAACAG CTTTCGTGGGAGTGTCATATG GACAAATGAAATGTCTGTATTGTGACGCGGCCGCTGACATCTCCGATTGTCTGACCAGTATTATCGATTGCGGCGCAAGCGAG AAATGTTTCCTTGAAAaagtaacaacaaaaaatctcAACTTCGTATACAACGCTGGATGTAGATCTGCTGCT GTTTGCAGTATTATGGATACCCTGTCTGGTGGAGCTGGTAGGAAGAAGAGAGACTTGGTGAACTGCGCTCAGTGCTGCGATACCACCAATCCAAACGCCCCATGTAACGCTAACCTCTGTGGCGCAG GAGCTAATGCAACCGTACTTAATACTTGTGTGGTATGTGACCATCTCGTCCCAGGATTCAGCTCATGTAGAGAGAGACAAGTCTGTCAGGACACTGag atctGTAAATCCGCAATTCACATCGTCGGAGGCTTGATCCGATATGAATTTGGCTGTGAATCActgcat TTGTGCCAAGCTTTCCTTGATAATGACGTACCAACATCAGCTGCGCCATCTGGGAGAAGAAATACCGAAAGCGAGGGTGTGACCATTTGCTCCGCTTGTTGTCGTGGTAAAGACTGTAATAGAGAGGATTGCTATACCACACACAACA aaatGACAGCTAACAACCTGCTTCCACCTACGACTCCAGCTAGCGGTTAA
- the LOC138334957 gene encoding G8 domain-containing protein DDB_G0286311-like, whose product MERLQVVGWLLVLLCNVVRGDVVCMQCDGAIDIDECQRSGTIKCGPQEQCFLEKITTKNLISVFNAGCRSAAVCSIMATLGGGNGRRDLSRQSRDLVNCAQCCNTGPGVVSKGPCNSELCGQKPLDDKSLRCLDCDHLVSGAASCTERDVCTDTQVCATSIHILGGSQIKYNFRCEEKHLCEGMIKNGLQTRASEASGIKICDACCKDSECNKRDCFELRKMMPTLFGNATATTTKPVTPAATPVPSTAPSTVPSTPVPSTAPSTVPSTPVPSTAPSTVPSTPVPSTAPSTVPSTPVPSTAPSTVPSTPVPPTTTVKVPATSKINPPSSKSPGSSASSGSSRRPSTFAPNFTVI is encoded by the exons ATGGAAAGACTTCAGGTGGTCG GTTGGCTACTTGTGCTGTTGTGCAATG TTGTACGGGGTGACGTTGTGTGTATGCAGTGTGATGGAGCGATAGATATCGACGAATGTCAGAGGTCAGGAACAATCAAATGTGGCCCCCAGGAG CAATGCTTTTTGGAAAAAATCACCACCAAAAATTTAATTTCTGTGTTCAATGCTGGTTGTAGATCCGCAGCG GTATGTTCCATCATGGCCACTTTAGGCGGCGGTAATGGCCGCCGAGATTTGTCCCGTCAGTCACGTGACCTCGTGAATTGTGCTCAGTGCTGTAATACGGGTCCCGGAGTAGTCTCTAAAGGACCATGTAACTCGGAGCTCTGTGGGCAAA AACCACTAGATGATAAAAGCCTCCGTTGCCTAGACTGTGACCACTTGGTGTCCGGGGCGGCTTCCTGTACCGAGAGGGACGTCTGTACAGATACACAG GTGTGCGCCACATCTATCCATATTTTGGGAGGAAGTCAGATCAAGTACAACTTCCGGTGCGAGGAGAAACAT TTGTGTGAAGGAATGATAAAAAATGGTCTCCAGACCAGAGCGTCTGAAGCTTCTGGGATCAAAATCTGTGATGCCTGCTGCAAGGACTCGGAATGTAACAAGCGGGATTGTTTTGAGCTGAGAAAAA TGATGCCGACACTGTTTGGTAATGCAACTGCAACCACCACAAAACCGGTTACTCCTGCTGCAACTCCAGTGCCTTCAACAGCGCCATCAACTGTTCCATCAACTCCAGTGCCTTCAACAGCGCCATCAACTGTTCCATCAACTCCAGTGCCTTCAACAGCGCCATCAACTGTTCCATCAACTCCAGTGCCTTCAACAGCGCCATCAACTGTTCCATCAACTCCGGTGCCTTCCACAGCGCCATCAACTGTTCCATCAACTCCAGTGCCTCCCACCACTACGGTAAAAGTTCCTGCAACCTCAAAAATTAACCCACCATCATCGAAAAGTCCAGGAAGTTCCGCCTCATCTGGCAGTTCAAGAAGACCTTCAACCTTTGCTCCTAATTTCACTGTAATTTAA